A region of Clarias gariepinus isolate MV-2021 ecotype Netherlands chromosome 25, CGAR_prim_01v2, whole genome shotgun sequence DNA encodes the following proteins:
- the rnf126 gene encoding E3 ubiquitin-protein ligase RNF126, with translation MAEAPLQTCRYFCHRCSEEISPRLPDYTCPRCESGFIEELPERSTETSSTSTSSTSAPNRHPFENADQTLLTLPHPYGQLALSIFGEGIDLQAGMSPEDWRDGENRRDREMPSRQRYGARQPQGRHGLRRQTPRPETVHTLEGIVQQIVNGLIAQPAMPWGMLHSNPMDYAWGANGLDTIITQLLNQFENTGPPPADREKIKNLPTIQITEEHVGSGAECPVCKEDYTEGENVRQLPCNHLYHNDCIVPWLEQHDTCPVCRKSLSGQNTATDPPGLSGINFSSSSSSSSSSSPSNENDANNS, from the exons ATGGCGGAAGCTCCTTTACAGACCTGCCGGTATTTCTGCCACAGATGTTCTGAAGAGATTAGCCCTCGGCTGCCT GATTACACCTGTCCGCGGTGTGAGTCTGGCTTCATTGAAGAGTTACCAGAAAGAAG TACAGAGACCAGTTCCACATCCACATCATCCACCAGCGCTCCGAACCGTCATCCATTTGAG AATGCGGACCAGACCCTGCTGACATTACCACACCCGTACGGCCAACTGGCTCTGAGCATTTTCGGCGAGGGAATTGATCTCCAGGCGGGCATGTCCCCCGAGGACTGGCGCGATGGTGAGAACCGCCGGGATCGGGAGATGCCATCACGCCAACGCTACGGGGCGAGACAACCTCAGGGACGACACGGTCTCCGGAGACAAACTCCACGGCCCGAAACAGTGCACACTTTAGAGGG GATAGTTCAGCAGATAGTAAACGGACTCATCGCGCAACCTGCTATGCCATG ggGAATGCTACATTCAAATCCAATGGACTATGCATGGGGTGCCAACGGCTTAGACACCATTATAACACAG TTATTAAATCAATTTGAGAATACGGGTCCACCTCCTGCAGACAGAGAAAAGATCAAAAATCTCCCGACGATTCAGATCACAGAGGAGCATGTGG GATCTGGTGCAGAATGTCCTGTGTGTAAAGAGGACTACACAGAGGGCGAGAACGTTCGACAACTTCCATGCAATCACCTCTATCACAATGACTGTATAGTGCCCTGGCTTGAACAG CATGACACGTGTCCAGTGTGCAGGAAGAGCTTGAGCGGCCAGAACACAGCCACAGATCCCCCTGGCTTATCAGGAATTAACttttcatcttcatcatcatcttcctccTCCAGTTCCCCTAGTAACGAAAACGATGCCAACAATTCCTAA